A window from Lactiplantibacillus pentosus encodes these proteins:
- a CDS encoding C40 family peptidase: MKQRLIVLIVAIVGLTVGLLHVPAVEAQATNRVITTTSVTKTAYLTKNSQGGLYQMSGPANNTKIKSLGKLQRYGNPTWFVTKQRQVRLANRTTAKYAYVTSANNRVKGWVKTGSIKKSTRSFTNLYNVAKSKLGHRYVYGAVGPNTFDCSGYTKYVFKQAAQTNLPRVAQAQYRQYRKISKQRAQKGDLVFFGSNTGSISHVGIYVGGGKMIDAQDNGVKNEKIYVPWWHAVGYCRPVNFGA, encoded by the coding sequence ATGAAACAACGTCTAATCGTATTAATCGTTGCCATTGTCGGTCTAACTGTCGGTCTATTACACGTCCCTGCTGTCGAAGCACAAGCTACCAACCGGGTCATCACGACCACGTCGGTCACCAAGACGGCCTATCTGACTAAGAATTCACAGGGTGGGCTCTACCAAATGAGCGGTCCTGCCAACAATACCAAAATCAAATCACTCGGTAAGCTGCAGCGCTACGGCAACCCAACGTGGTTCGTCACCAAGCAACGGCAAGTCCGTCTCGCCAATCGTACGACTGCTAAGTACGCTTACGTCACGAGTGCCAACAATCGCGTCAAGGGCTGGGTCAAGACGGGTTCCATTAAGAAGAGCACGCGTTCCTTCACGAACCTCTACAACGTCGCCAAATCCAAACTCGGTCACCGCTACGTTTACGGTGCAGTCGGCCCCAACACGTTTGATTGTTCCGGCTACACCAAGTACGTCTTCAAACAAGCGGCTCAAACGAACCTACCGCGAGTCGCTCAAGCGCAGTACCGGCAATATCGCAAGATTTCCAAGCAACGCGCACAAAAGGGCGACTTGGTCTTCTTCGGTAGCAACACCGGCTCAATCTCACACGTCGGTATTTACGTCGGCGGCGGTAAAATGATCGACGCGCAGGATAACGGCGTCAAAAATGAAAAAATCTACGTTCCCTGGTGGCACGCTGTCGGTTATTGCCGGCCCGTCAACTTTGGCGCCTAA
- a CDS encoding sugar transferase encodes MELKEREIRPITIDAVRQHRRYGYRFVKRVFDFVASLLGLIILSPLFLIIAIAIKLEDPKGSVFYSQTRLGRGETPFKMYKFRSMVSNADELLEQLLKNNEIDGAMFKMQDDPRVTKIGKFIRKYSIDELPQLLNVLQGSMSLVGPRPPLPREVAEYTEYDKQRLAVKPGCTGLWQATVRNSVGFDEMVKLDLLYISKRSVSFDVYILFKTVVIMFKPNGAY; translated from the coding sequence ATGGAATTGAAGGAACGAGAAATCAGACCGATTACGATTGACGCTGTGCGTCAGCATCGTCGCTATGGTTATCGGTTCGTTAAACGTGTATTTGACTTTGTCGCTAGCCTCTTAGGCCTCATCATCTTATCACCACTCTTCTTAATTATCGCCATTGCGATTAAGCTTGAAGATCCTAAGGGCTCGGTTTTCTACTCCCAAACACGTTTAGGACGCGGTGAAACGCCGTTCAAAATGTATAAATTTCGCTCGATGGTTTCCAACGCTGATGAATTGTTGGAACAATTACTTAAAAATAACGAAATTGATGGCGCCATGTTCAAAATGCAAGACGATCCACGGGTCACCAAGATTGGTAAGTTCATCCGTAAGTATAGTATCGATGAACTGCCCCAATTGCTTAACGTCTTACAAGGTTCCATGAGCTTGGTTGGACCACGGCCACCGCTGCCACGAGAAGTTGCTGAATATACGGAATATGACAAGCAACGCTTAGCCGTCAAGCCTGGTTGTACCGGGTTATGGCAGGCCACCGTTCGCAACAGCGTGGGCTTCGATGAAATGGTCAAGTTAGACTTACTATACATCTCCAAACGCAGCGTGTCATTCGATGTCTACATTCTATTTAAGACAGTCGTTATCATGTTCAAGCCAAACGGTGCTTATTAA
- a CDS encoding DUF2922 domain-containing protein yields the protein MKTLDLSFKTSTNKVHHLKLHYANDNLSKEVVSQAMADLAATKLFAKDGENLVAEPLAAKYVETIETPIITAPKA from the coding sequence ATGAAAACCTTAGACTTAAGCTTTAAGACCAGCACCAACAAAGTTCACCACTTGAAATTACACTACGCCAACGACAACTTGAGTAAGGAAGTCGTCAGCCAAGCGATGGCCGATCTGGCTGCCACGAAGCTCTTCGCCAAGGACGGCGAAAACTTAGTCGCTGAACCATTAGCCGCTAAGTACGTCGAAACGATTGAGACACCAATTATCACCGCACCAAAGGCTTAA
- a CDS encoding oligosaccharide flippase family protein — translation MRIIRNYFYTAGYNLLILLTPLLTVPYISRVLGPTGVGINATTNSIITYFLLFGTVGITIYGNREIAFIRDDRAQRSQTFWEIEILQLVTISCAYLAFLVFLMFEHQLKIYFFYQSFYIIAGAVDISWYFMGLEDFKKTVLRNMLVKVASIIAIFTFVKTAQDTGIYILILAGSQVLGNLTLWPYLRHSVAKPDWHRLRLFRHLRPSIALFIPQIATTVYLALNKTMLWQMDSLTAAGFYDYSDKLIKLVLALVTATGTVMLPHIANLFMKQQLERVRQYLYMSFDFVLAIAIPMALGVAAVATTLAPLFFGRAFSAVDQLLMIEAPVIILIGMSNVLGQQFLLPTKQTKTYTISVTVGALVNMACNIPLIWLWGVAGAMLATLISEICVTGYQLIVTRHSLKTRSLFTGALKYALAGAIMFAVVYGLNITMAASYLNLAMQIGVGALIYGGLILMLQPPVLANAAKLRSRVH, via the coding sequence ATGCGAATCATAAGGAATTACTTTTACACAGCGGGGTATAACCTCTTAATTTTGCTGACCCCCTTACTGACCGTCCCGTATATCTCACGGGTCTTAGGTCCTACCGGAGTCGGCATCAACGCGACGACCAATTCGATCATCACCTACTTCCTCTTATTTGGGACAGTCGGCATCACCATCTATGGGAATCGGGAAATTGCGTTTATTCGCGACGATCGCGCGCAACGCTCACAAACTTTTTGGGAGATTGAAATATTACAGTTGGTGACTATTAGCTGCGCTTATCTCGCTTTTTTAGTGTTTCTCATGTTTGAGCATCAATTGAAGATTTATTTTTTCTATCAATCATTTTATATTATTGCGGGCGCAGTCGACATCTCCTGGTACTTCATGGGACTTGAGGATTTTAAGAAGACTGTCTTGCGGAATATGCTTGTGAAAGTTGCTTCAATCATCGCTATTTTCACCTTCGTCAAGACCGCGCAAGATACCGGCATCTACATTTTAATCTTAGCTGGCTCACAAGTGCTGGGGAACCTCACGTTGTGGCCGTATCTGCGCCACAGTGTCGCGAAGCCTGACTGGCATCGCTTGCGACTTTTCCGGCACCTACGACCATCAATCGCCCTATTTATTCCGCAGATTGCGACGACCGTCTACTTGGCGTTGAATAAGACGATGCTCTGGCAGATGGATTCGTTGACTGCGGCGGGCTTTTACGACTACTCCGATAAGCTGATCAAACTAGTGCTGGCCCTAGTCACCGCCACGGGAACGGTAATGCTGCCGCACATTGCCAACCTGTTCATGAAGCAACAGCTTGAACGGGTGCGCCAATATCTATACATGTCGTTCGACTTTGTGCTGGCGATTGCAATTCCGATGGCACTGGGGGTCGCGGCGGTCGCCACCACGCTTGCGCCGCTATTTTTTGGGCGCGCCTTTTCAGCGGTCGACCAGTTGCTCATGATTGAAGCGCCCGTTATCATTTTAATCGGCATGAGCAACGTGCTCGGCCAACAGTTCTTACTGCCGACCAAGCAAACCAAGACGTACACCATTTCAGTGACAGTCGGCGCGCTGGTCAATATGGCTTGTAACATTCCGCTTATCTGGCTGTGGGGCGTCGCCGGGGCCATGCTAGCAACGTTGATCTCAGAAATCTGCGTGACTGGCTATCAATTGATCGTGACTCGTCACAGTCTCAAGACGCGTAGTCTGTTCACTGGTGCGCTTAAATACGCATTAGCCGGTGCCATCATGTTTGCGGTCGTCTACGGCTTAAACATCACCATGGCTGCTTCCTACTTGAATCTCGCGATGCAAATTGGCGTCGGCGCGCTCATCTATGGCGGGCTGATTTTAATGCTACAACCACCCGTACTCGCCAACGCCGCTAAGCTTCGGAGCCGCGTGCATTAA
- a CDS encoding helix-turn-helix domain-containing protein, which produces MAFLKIDNGELLKNIRQFAKKNGLTLAEVATLAGLSASAIYSWKKHTPSVGTLKEVAQVLGTSYTKLVGKDKEPTTKGANSAAVDLKKVVENKKNQFEYDGQPVTAEQMKIIRNVLKSMFKTPRL; this is translated from the coding sequence ATGGCTTTTTTGAAGATCGATAATGGTGAATTACTCAAAAATATTCGTCAGTTTGCAAAGAAGAACGGTTTGACTTTGGCTGAAGTCGCAACGTTGGCGGGCCTAAGTGCCAGCGCCATCTATAGTTGGAAGAAACACACACCGTCAGTGGGGACCTTGAAAGAAGTTGCCCAGGTGTTAGGAACGAGTTATACCAAACTAGTTGGTAAAGATAAAGAACCGACTACCAAGGGCGCCAATTCCGCTGCCGTTGATTTGAAAAAAGTGGTCGAGAATAAGAAAAACCAGTTTGAATACGACGGTCAGCCAGTTACAGCGGAACAGATGAAAATCATCCGCAACGTGCTCAAGTCGATGTTCAAGACCCCGCGACTTTAA
- a CDS encoding polysaccharide biosynthesis protein, with product MYQAQVDLKIVQKPRAKMTASQRRRQRRQDIKLLPQFSVMPHQGIVLTQASAYAYMHAGIWQPIQELSESVQATPVEHQPVLRVTASSSSRSVARLSARAFEVAITDNLKSLKHYRITTVSRRVQRTPNVIRGAIWKLVLVIGGSLAVLSPYLVKFVQGWGRQDEAI from the coding sequence GTGTATCAAGCACAAGTCGACTTGAAAATCGTCCAAAAACCGCGGGCGAAGATGACTGCATCTCAGCGTCGCCGTCAACGGCGTCAAGACATTAAGCTGTTGCCGCAATTCAGTGTCATGCCGCACCAAGGTATCGTGTTGACGCAGGCGAGTGCTTACGCCTACATGCATGCTGGCATCTGGCAGCCGATTCAGGAATTAAGCGAATCGGTCCAGGCGACACCCGTTGAGCATCAGCCGGTGTTACGCGTGACGGCGTCGAGTAGTTCGCGGTCAGTCGCCCGCCTGAGTGCGCGAGCGTTTGAGGTGGCCATCACGGATAACTTAAAGTCATTGAAGCATTACCGCATCACAACGGTCAGTCGGCGAGTTCAACGGACACCGAATGTGATTCGGGGGGCGATTTGGAAGCTAGTCCTCGTTATTGGGGGCAGTTTAGCGGTGCTCAGTCCGTATCTCGTCAAATTTGTGCAAGGTTGGGGGCGTCAAGATGAAGCGATTTAA
- the glf gene encoding UDP-galactopyranose mutase has product MNEQYDYLVVGAGLFGAVFAHEAALRGKRVKVIEKRDHIAGNIYTKEVAGIQVHQYGAHIFHTSDQEIWDYVNQFATFNRYTNSPVANYKGRMYNLPFNMNTFNELWGVRTPAEAAAKIAEQRAAANLGDQQPRNLEEQAIALIGTDIYEKLIKGYTEKQWGQKATDLPAFIIRRLPVRYTYDNNYFNDTFQGIPIGGYTQIVEKMLDHPEITVETNTDFFAHKDAYLAAYPKIVFTGMIDQFFDYQLGELAYRSLRFETETVPVDNYQGNAVVNYTDAETPYTRIIEHKHFEFGKGDADQSVITREYPANWQRGDEPYYPVNNQTNNALYKQYAKLAAAEPQVIFGGRLGQYRYYDMHQVIHAALVTVAAEFAPVN; this is encoded by the coding sequence ATGAACGAACAATACGATTATTTGGTTGTGGGGGCCGGATTATTCGGCGCCGTCTTTGCCCACGAAGCAGCCTTACGGGGCAAACGGGTCAAAGTGATCGAGAAGCGCGACCACATCGCCGGCAATATTTATACCAAGGAAGTGGCGGGAATCCAAGTTCACCAATACGGTGCGCACATTTTCCATACCTCCGATCAGGAGATTTGGGATTACGTCAACCAATTTGCGACTTTTAACCGCTACACAAACAGTCCGGTCGCCAATTATAAGGGCCGGATGTACAACTTGCCATTCAACATGAATACCTTTAACGAACTCTGGGGTGTCCGGACGCCGGCTGAAGCGGCGGCTAAGATTGCCGAGCAACGGGCCGCAGCCAACTTAGGCGACCAACAACCGCGTAACTTGGAAGAGCAAGCAATCGCGTTGATTGGGACCGACATTTACGAGAAGTTGATTAAGGGCTATACCGAAAAGCAGTGGGGACAAAAGGCCACCGATTTACCCGCCTTCATCATTCGTCGGTTACCGGTCCGTTATACGTACGATAACAATTACTTTAACGACACTTTTCAAGGGATTCCAATCGGTGGCTATACGCAGATCGTTGAGAAGATGCTTGACCATCCTGAAATCACCGTGGAAACCAATACTGACTTTTTTGCCCATAAGGATGCCTATCTAGCAGCTTATCCCAAGATTGTCTTTACCGGGATGATTGACCAGTTCTTCGATTATCAATTGGGAGAATTAGCCTACCGCTCACTACGTTTTGAGACGGAGACGGTGCCCGTTGATAACTATCAAGGTAATGCGGTCGTCAACTACACGGATGCGGAGACCCCGTATACCCGGATTATCGAGCATAAGCATTTTGAATTCGGCAAGGGCGATGCGGATCAGTCCGTGATTACACGGGAGTACCCGGCCAACTGGCAACGCGGGGATGAACCGTATTACCCAGTCAATAACCAGACGAACAATGCACTGTATAAGCAGTACGCGAAGTTAGCGGCGGCCGAACCACAAGTGATTTTTGGTGGTCGTCTCGGGCAATACCGGTACTATGACATGCACCAAGTGATCCACGCGGCGTTGGTAACGGTCGCGGCGGAATTTGCACCGGTAAATTAA
- the ntdP gene encoding nucleoside tri-diphosphate phosphatase, which translates to MAREAKGPKEGDFITIKSYKHDGSLHRTWRDTMVLKTSENVLIGCNDHTLVTEDDGRRWVTREPAIVYFHKHYWFNIVAMIRDNGVSYYCNLASPYVLDKEALKYIDYDLDVKVFPDGERRLLDVDEYEEHGAQWHYSADTDRILKANVKVLVDWIKHKKGPFSQDYIDIWYSRYQELSRRQ; encoded by the coding sequence ATGGCGCGCGAGGCGAAAGGACCTAAGGAAGGCGACTTCATTACGATCAAAAGCTATAAGCACGACGGAAGTTTACATCGAACTTGGCGCGATACAATGGTACTCAAAACAAGCGAGAACGTCTTAATTGGTTGTAACGATCACACACTGGTCACCGAAGATGATGGCCGTCGGTGGGTGACGCGGGAACCAGCAATCGTTTATTTTCATAAGCATTATTGGTTTAATATCGTGGCGATGATTCGCGATAACGGCGTTTCATACTATTGCAACTTGGCATCACCATATGTGTTAGACAAAGAGGCTTTGAAGTACATCGACTATGATTTGGATGTCAAAGTCTTTCCGGATGGTGAACGCCGGTTGTTAGATGTTGATGAGTACGAAGAACACGGCGCCCAGTGGCACTATTCAGCCGATACTGATCGCATTTTAAAAGCAAATGTGAAGGTGTTAGTCGACTGGATCAAGCACAAAAAAGGCCCGTTTTCACAAGACTACATCGATATCTGGTATAGTCGCTATCAAGAACTATCACGTCGGCAATAG
- the recX gene encoding recombination regulator RecX, translated as MTEKVTKIVAQKRAGRYNIYLDGKYAFPISESVMIKFRVFKGMEIDAELQTAMIAADDVSRAYTRALDYLSHQLRTEKEVHDKLRDEEIEEPVIDATMQQLRELRLLNDQQYADAFVRTAKRTSDKGPRVIRQNLRQKGVGEQLIDDALAGQFSPDEQIDNASELARKLAKRYHKQAFKTMQQKVRQGMMTKGFDNDTITAAIASLDLQPDKDEQWQALVTQGTKLWQRNRKYSFRERAMRTKRSLFQKGFMMDEINRFIDEQVADE; from the coding sequence ATGACGGAGAAAGTGACGAAGATCGTCGCGCAAAAACGGGCGGGACGCTACAATATTTATCTCGATGGCAAGTATGCGTTTCCCATCAGTGAATCGGTGATGATCAAGTTTCGCGTCTTCAAGGGCATGGAAATCGATGCTGAGCTCCAAACGGCGATGATTGCCGCAGATGACGTTTCCAGAGCGTACACGCGGGCGTTGGATTATTTGTCACACCAGTTACGGACGGAAAAGGAAGTCCATGATAAGTTGCGTGATGAAGAAATCGAGGAGCCCGTGATTGACGCGACCATGCAACAGTTACGTGAGCTGCGGTTGTTAAATGACCAGCAGTACGCGGATGCCTTTGTACGCACGGCCAAACGGACCAGTGATAAGGGGCCGCGGGTGATTCGCCAGAACCTACGCCAAAAAGGGGTCGGTGAACAGCTGATTGACGACGCGTTAGCCGGGCAATTTAGTCCAGACGAACAAATCGATAACGCCAGTGAACTAGCCCGTAAGCTGGCCAAACGTTATCACAAACAGGCGTTTAAGACGATGCAACAAAAGGTGCGCCAAGGCATGATGACCAAGGGCTTTGACAATGACACCATCACGGCCGCGATTGCTAGCTTAGACCTTCAACCAGATAAAGATGAACAGTGGCAAGCGCTCGTCACGCAAGGCACCAAGCTCTGGCAACGGAACCGCAAATACAGTTTTCGCGAACGGGCGATGCGGACCAAACGCAGCCTGTTTCAAAAGGGCTTCATGATGGATGAAATTAACCGATTTATCGACGAACAAGTCGCGGATGAGTGA
- a CDS encoding DUF1659 domain-containing protein yields MTKTWLKATLTVLTTTDLDEQRKHTFNGIAQDATDEQLAAFGKVIEVLTGDQFTTANLANAYRYDPQPAA; encoded by the coding sequence ATGACTAAAACTTGGTTAAAAGCAACCCTGACTGTTCTAACGACAACTGATCTGGACGAACAACGTAAGCACACGTTTAACGGTATCGCCCAGGACGCGACCGACGAACAACTTGCCGCTTTTGGTAAAGTCATCGAAGTTTTGACGGGTGATCAATTCACCACCGCCAACTTGGCAAACGCCTACCGCTACGACCCACAACCCGCTGCTTAA
- a CDS encoding polysaccharide biosynthesis protein produces the protein MKKRLVIIGGSLSLLVLLLGYAFYALSIQRGQDTVTRIYQADQNGTPIISPSPILLVGKANHRNLFQSGINGYVLTNRNPLGTWLPRHNQTIRLKYRSALTKPEIQKTLRQARYLQAGTQNTATPVFENRQYQGNPAQYGRISTSHDGRVWTKLPISYPNVHLKQPSVSYRQGRLTLFDGSLAYWTTNFKDWHRQRLQVTTTRFKHGQVQTVLARRSQSPLVIIRGTDRQTKRVQLYYGQLTSRFKVTRWQQLRLGNLQAKQVVGLNLIDRQLVLFRQQGSRLLIYRAKRLTEPVKRVGSVRLEHARHQRVTAVNLVAVSKRHYQLVFSLATRGHLQKQPRYRRLNQHFRATGKQHLLVTDYLWTQFQISQHGSE, from the coding sequence ATGAAGAAACGGCTGGTGATAATTGGGGGTAGCCTGTCCCTGCTAGTGTTATTACTAGGCTATGCGTTTTACGCGCTCAGCATCCAGCGCGGGCAGGATACGGTGACGCGCATTTATCAAGCGGATCAAAATGGCACACCGATTATTTCGCCTAGCCCCATTTTACTGGTAGGTAAGGCGAACCACCGCAATTTATTTCAGTCAGGAATCAACGGCTACGTCTTAACGAATCGCAATCCATTAGGAACCTGGCTGCCACGGCATAATCAGACGATTCGACTCAAGTATCGCTCAGCGTTGACGAAGCCGGAGATTCAAAAAACGTTGCGGCAGGCGCGCTATCTACAGGCTGGAACACAAAATACCGCGACGCCCGTTTTTGAGAATCGCCAGTATCAGGGCAATCCGGCGCAGTACGGGCGGATCAGTACTAGTCACGATGGGCGGGTGTGGACGAAGCTACCGATCAGTTATCCAAATGTCCATTTGAAACAGCCCAGCGTCAGCTATCGCCAGGGTCGTCTGACATTGTTTGACGGGTCACTGGCGTACTGGACGACCAATTTCAAAGACTGGCATCGCCAGCGGTTGCAGGTGACGACGACACGATTTAAGCACGGTCAAGTCCAAACGGTGCTGGCACGTCGCTCGCAGTCACCACTAGTCATCATTCGAGGTACTGACCGGCAGACCAAGCGCGTGCAGCTCTATTACGGGCAGCTGACGAGTCGGTTCAAAGTGACGCGCTGGCAGCAACTACGCCTAGGCAACTTACAGGCGAAGCAGGTCGTTGGCCTGAATCTTATCGATCGGCAATTGGTCCTGTTTCGCCAGCAGGGGTCGCGGCTATTGATCTATCGTGCAAAACGCCTGACGGAACCGGTCAAACGAGTCGGGTCAGTACGGCTCGAGCATGCGCGTCATCAGCGGGTCACCGCGGTGAATCTGGTCGCGGTAAGCAAGCGCCATTATCAGTTGGTGTTCAGCTTAGCAACGCGTGGTCACTTACAGAAACAACCGCGTTACCGTCGCTTAAATCAGCATTTTCGTGCCACGGGGAAGCAGCACTTATTAGTGACGGACTATCTCTGGACACAGTTTCAAATTAGTCAACATGGGAGTGAGTGA
- a CDS encoding acyltransferase family protein, producing the protein MAKRIEWIDIAKGIAILAVVVGHTLGPYNGQFFGSLIFAFHMPIFFMLSGYLYHPRPPIQECRRGAVNLLLPYLATAVLVLVVSAVARWLPHNPVLLAYFPSWQTGLLAAVYGAGSPVFNPWHWQVQPIGAVWFLLSMFIAIQLFNGWMALTARYAQRSRQDLARGVIVIALAISGGVLGQIAYLPWAFNAALLAQVFLYAGYLVRQTNLLQRMPAPWYLLLTFMWLLSAFQGYFALTVPVSPNLLISVMGGVAGSLCVIRFSEWLSQHATRSVVRGLKRYGQLLLVVLCFHLIDLDVIGLAGWVNSFVLPHGGALIATVATIGYRIAFVTLAMWAIPHLPVLRACFLPRQYSFKRLRRGKKQYVQLSKPRDDKVN; encoded by the coding sequence ATGGCTAAACGAATTGAATGGATCGATATTGCAAAGGGGATCGCAATTTTAGCCGTAGTCGTTGGACATACCTTGGGGCCGTATAACGGTCAGTTCTTTGGTAGCTTGATTTTCGCGTTTCACATGCCGATCTTTTTCATGTTGAGTGGCTACCTGTATCATCCACGCCCGCCCATTCAAGAGTGTCGGCGCGGGGCGGTCAATTTGTTGTTACCGTATCTCGCGACGGCGGTGTTAGTCCTTGTCGTGAGTGCCGTGGCGCGCTGGTTGCCACATAATCCCGTCTTGTTAGCCTATTTTCCAAGCTGGCAAACGGGGTTGTTAGCCGCTGTCTATGGTGCGGGCTCACCGGTCTTTAATCCGTGGCACTGGCAGGTGCAACCGATTGGCGCGGTATGGTTCTTACTGAGTATGTTCATTGCCATTCAGTTGTTCAACGGCTGGATGGCGCTGACGGCACGGTATGCGCAACGGTCTCGCCAAGACTTGGCCCGCGGTGTTATCGTGATTGCACTGGCCATCAGTGGTGGTGTTTTGGGTCAAATCGCGTACTTGCCATGGGCGTTTAACGCAGCCTTGTTGGCGCAAGTGTTCTTGTACGCCGGCTACCTGGTGCGGCAAACGAATCTATTACAGCGGATGCCGGCGCCCTGGTATCTCTTGTTGACGTTCATGTGGCTGTTAAGTGCCTTTCAAGGTTATTTTGCACTAACGGTTCCCGTGTCACCGAACTTACTGATTAGTGTGATGGGTGGTGTTGCGGGGAGTCTATGCGTGATTCGCTTCAGTGAATGGCTGTCCCAACACGCGACAAGAAGCGTCGTTCGGGGCCTAAAACGGTACGGCCAATTATTATTAGTCGTGTTGTGTTTTCATTTGATCGACTTAGATGTGATTGGGCTCGCCGGCTGGGTCAACAGTTTTGTACTGCCGCATGGCGGGGCACTAATCGCAACCGTCGCCACGATTGGTTATCGGATTGCGTTTGTGACACTTGCGATGTGGGCAATTCCACATTTGCCAGTGCTACGCGCATGTTTCTTGCCCAGACAGTACTCGTTTAAGCGGTTGCGACGCGGTAAAAAACAATATGTACAACTCAGTAAACCAAGAGATGATAAAGTGAATTAA
- a CDS encoding sigma-70 family RNA polymerase sigma factor has protein sequence MHADRLDNQAAFDLLAEPEHQRLLYGALKAANVTRYHPQFEDCVTVAHLTWLAAYQNYEPELPANLPDFRKFAFRRIKWRTVDYLRQQTLRTLSQVGLEHALSVTIDPMRDQEAHWQLSALLTDLLRQCRPGERIYLTEFFLEEQSVADIMRTHGVSRRTVYNWRASLLAKAHRLYQAAGEQD, from the coding sequence ATGCACGCAGACCGTTTAGATAATCAAGCCGCGTTCGACTTGCTCGCGGAACCAGAACACCAACGCCTCCTCTATGGCGCCTTGAAAGCGGCTAACGTCACCCGCTACCACCCGCAATTCGAGGATTGCGTCACCGTTGCCCACCTGACCTGGTTGGCTGCCTATCAGAATTACGAACCAGAATTACCCGCAAATCTGCCGGACTTTCGGAAGTTCGCCTTTCGCCGCATCAAATGGCGCACCGTCGATTATTTACGGCAACAAACACTCCGAACTCTGTCACAAGTCGGCTTGGAACATGCCTTATCGGTCACAATCGACCCGATGCGCGATCAGGAAGCCCACTGGCAACTTTCAGCGCTACTCACAGATTTATTGCGCCAATGCCGTCCCGGCGAGCGGATCTACCTGACTGAATTCTTTTTGGAAGAACAATCCGTAGCCGATATCATGCGGACTCACGGCGTCAGTCGACGTACCGTTTATAACTGGCGGGCCAGTCTGTTGGCGAAGGCGCATCGGCTGTATCAGGCCGCTGGGGAGCAGGATTGA
- a CDS encoding Panacea domain-containing protein codes for MVLYFVEKVPQVTKTKLNKLLFYTDFKFFAQNTVSITGVPYARLPYGPVPNDYSLLYGAIENAKQLTEEVSIDGGTERTFFTTTANFNSALFTEKELATMMDTVRRFGHLNASELSEKSHQERAWQANDTGKLISYLYANDLTTLK; via the coding sequence ATGGTTCTTTATTTTGTTGAGAAAGTGCCTCAGGTGACCAAGACTAAACTTAATAAGCTGCTCTTTTATACTGATTTTAAGTTTTTTGCTCAAAATACAGTTTCAATAACAGGTGTCCCATACGCACGTTTACCTTATGGGCCTGTACCGAATGATTATAGTCTATTATATGGTGCAATTGAAAATGCAAAGCAGCTTACAGAAGAAGTATCGATTGATGGTGGTACCGAGCGGACCTTTTTTACGACAACTGCGAACTTTAACAGTGCACTGTTCACAGAAAAAGAGTTGGCGACGATGATGGATACTGTTCGACGATTTGGCCACTTGAACGCGAGTGAATTGTCAGAAAAGTCACATCAAGAGCGTGCTTGGCAAGCTAATGATACTGGAAAGTTGATTTCATATTTATATGCTAATGACTTAACTACGCTAAAATGA
- a CDS encoding type II toxin-antitoxin system MqsR family toxin produces MQASDEMIRHFLQAFKRALSRGDWEIVQRRAEYASVTQMNTDDIIMILMQLTPDDYIAGPEVDRNRPTELLWKFRHDQSDSDWLYIKLKYVSGLAKVISFHKSIY; encoded by the coding sequence ATGCAGGCCAGTGATGAGATGATTAGGCATTTTTTGCAAGCTTTTAAACGGGCACTCAGTCGTGGGGATTGGGAAATTGTCCAACGTCGTGCCGAGTATGCCAGTGTAACTCAGATGAATACAGATGACATCATAATGATATTGATGCAGCTAACACCAGATGATTATATTGCGGGACCAGAAGTGGATCGCAATCGGCCAACTGAATTATTATGGAAATTCCGACATGATCAAAGTGATAGTGATTGGCTATACATTAAATTGAAGTATGTGTCAGGCCTAGCTAAAGTTATTTCGTTTCACAAGTCGATTTACTGA